In Palaemon carinicauda isolate YSFRI2023 chromosome 41, ASM3689809v2, whole genome shotgun sequence, the following are encoded in one genomic region:
- the LOC137632427 gene encoding uncharacterized protein produces the protein MKQSPIVLSQGYKTFKCDMKQSPIVLSQGYKTFECVMKQSPIVLSQGYKTFQCVMKQSAIVLSQGYKTFQCVMKQSAIVLSQGYKTFQCVMKQSAIVLSQGYKTFQCVMKQSAIVLSQGYKTFQCVMKQSAIVLSQGYKTFECVMKQSPIVLSQGYKTF, from the coding sequence ATGAAACAGTCTCCTATAGTTTTAAGTCAAGGTTACAAAACTTTCAAATGTGATATGAAACAGTCTCCTATAGTTTTAAGTCAAGGTTACAAAACATTCGAATGTGTTATGAAACAGTCTCCTATAGTTTTAAGTCAAGGTTACAAAACTTTCCAATGTGTTATGAAACAGTCTGCTATAGTTTTAAGTCAAGGTTACAAAACTTTCCAATGTGTTATGAAACAGTCTGCTATAGTTTTAAGTCAAGGTTACAAAACTTTCCAATGTGTTATGAAACAGTCTGCTATAGTTTTAAGTCAAGGTTACAAAACTTTCCAATGTGTTATGAAACAGTCTGCTATAGTTTTAAGTCAAGGTTACAAAACTTTCCAATGTGTTATGAAACAGTCTGCTATAGTTTTAAGTCAAGGTTACAAAACTTTCGAATGTGTTATGAAACAGTCTCCTATAGTTTTAAGTCAAGGTTACAAAACTTTCTAA